In Pleomorphomonas sp. T1.2MG-36, one genomic interval encodes:
- a CDS encoding ABC transporter permease: MRSVGLRRARGVLANIGRFAVMLATTYLGLLAVTFFIGRVVPIDPVLAIVGDRAPAAVVERVREEMGFNLPLWRQFILYLQQALTGDFGTSVLTTNPVMEDILRVFPATLELATVGTLIGAGLGVPLGVVAAVRRGSIADQIVRIVGLVGYSVPIFWLGLLSLLLFYAKLKWVAYPGRLDVAYEYTFTPITGLYLVDAAWTRQWDVLWDAFRHIILPGALLGYFSLAYISRMTRSFMLNELGQEYIVAARAKGLSERRIVWFHALRNAAVPLVTVIALSYAGLLEGSVLTETVFSWPGIGLYITNSLQNADMNAVLGGTIVIGSVFITINMLSDLLYRLLDPRTRAR; the protein is encoded by the coding sequence ATGCGATCCGTGGGGCTACGGCGCGCTCGCGGTGTTCTGGCCAACATTGGCCGGTTCGCCGTCATGTTGGCGACCACCTATCTGGGCCTGCTCGCGGTCACCTTCTTCATCGGCCGCGTCGTCCCGATCGATCCGGTGCTGGCGATCGTCGGCGATCGCGCTCCCGCCGCGGTCGTTGAGCGCGTCCGGGAGGAGATGGGCTTCAATCTGCCGCTCTGGCGCCAGTTCATCCTGTATCTCCAGCAGGCCCTGACCGGCGATTTCGGCACGTCGGTGCTGACGACCAACCCGGTGATGGAGGACATCCTCCGGGTGTTTCCGGCGACGCTGGAGCTTGCGACGGTCGGCACGCTGATCGGCGCCGGGCTCGGCGTGCCGCTTGGCGTCGTCGCCGCCGTCCGGCGCGGCTCGATTGCCGACCAGATCGTCCGCATCGTCGGGCTCGTCGGCTACTCCGTCCCGATCTTCTGGCTGGGGCTGCTGTCGCTGCTGCTGTTCTACGCCAAGCTGAAGTGGGTCGCCTATCCCGGCCGCCTCGATGTGGCCTACGAGTACACCTTCACCCCGATCACCGGCCTTTACCTCGTCGACGCCGCGTGGACGCGGCAGTGGGACGTCCTTTGGGACGCCTTCCGACACATCATCCTGCCCGGCGCTTTGCTTGGCTATTTCTCGCTCGCCTACATCAGCCGCATGACGCGCTCCTTCATGTTGAACGAGCTCGGCCAGGAGTACATCGTCGCCGCGCGCGCCAAAGGCCTCAGCGAACGCCGGATCGTCTGGTTTCATGCGCTCCGCAATGCCGCCGTGCCGCTCGTCACCGTCATCGCCCTGTCCTATGCCGGCCTGCTCGAAGGCTCGGTCCTGACCGAGACGGTGTTCTCGTGGCCGGGCATCGGCCTCTACATCACCAACTCCCTGCAGAATGCCGACATGAACGCCGTGCTCGGCGGCACCATCGTCATCGGTTCGGTGTTCATCACCATCAACATGCTGTCCGACCTCCTATATCGGCTGCTCGACCCGAGGACGCGCGCAAGATGA
- a CDS encoding aminotransferase — protein MPRLNPLVADLAPPPIPSVQAWARAYDGSLGPTVDLSQAVPGYPPHPELIALLRAAAANPSTAAYGPIEGERALRDALAADESTLYGAAIAADNIHITAGCNQAFICAALAVAEPGSRVLLSNPFYFNHETSLRMFGVGIGLVDCPAEGGFLPSLEALDEAITPDVRAFAVVSPNNPTGAVYPPALLADLLELCRRRGIWLILDETYRDFLPAEARRPHDLFLRSGWGDGLISLYSFSKSFCVPGYRLGAVTASPAVVAEIAKIMDNLQICAPRVGQIAVAEALPRLGAWRETNRAEITLRANALKAAIAQADGWEIGAVGAYFAFVRHPFAGVPSARVAEELARRPGIVTVPGSYFGPGQDGYLRFAFANATAPTIGLLPARLAQLGTVIGD, from the coding sequence ATGCCGCGCCTCAATCCTCTCGTCGCCGACCTCGCTCCGCCGCCCATTCCCTCCGTTCAGGCCTGGGCCCGTGCCTATGACGGCAGCCTGGGGCCAACGGTCGACCTGTCGCAAGCCGTGCCGGGTTATCCGCCGCACCCCGAGCTGATAGCGCTCTTGCGGGCGGCGGCGGCCAATCCTTCGACGGCCGCCTATGGCCCGATCGAGGGTGAACGTGCCCTGCGCGACGCGCTCGCCGCCGACGAGAGCACCCTTTATGGGGCAGCCATCGCGGCCGACAACATCCACATCACCGCCGGCTGCAACCAGGCCTTCATCTGCGCGGCGCTGGCCGTCGCCGAGCCGGGCAGCCGCGTTCTGCTATCCAACCCGTTCTACTTCAATCACGAGACCTCGCTGCGCATGTTCGGCGTCGGCATCGGCCTCGTCGACTGTCCGGCGGAGGGCGGATTCCTGCCGAGCCTTGAAGCGCTCGACGAGGCGATCACGCCCGACGTCAGAGCCTTCGCCGTCGTCTCGCCCAACAATCCGACCGGCGCCGTCTATCCGCCAGCCCTTCTCGCCGACCTCCTGGAACTCTGCCGGCGGCGCGGCATCTGGCTGATCCTCGACGAAACCTATCGCGACTTCCTGCCGGCGGAGGCGAGACGGCCGCACGATCTCTTCCTGCGCTCCGGCTGGGGCGACGGGCTCATTTCGCTCTACTCCTTCTCGAAGAGCTTCTGCGTGCCCGGCTATCGTCTGGGCGCGGTAACGGCCAGCCCCGCCGTCGTGGCCGAGATCGCCAAGATCATGGATAACCTGCAGATCTGCGCGCCGCGCGTCGGCCAGATCGCCGTCGCCGAAGCCTTGCCCCGGCTTGGCGCCTGGCGAGAAACCAACCGGGCCGAGATCACCCTTCGCGCCAATGCGCTGAAAGCGGCCATCGCCCAGGCGGACGGTTGGGAGATCGGCGCCGTCGGGGCATACTTCGCCTTCGTCCGCCACCCCTTTGCCGGCGTACCATCGGCACGCGTCGCGGAAGAGCTGGCCCGGCGGCCCGGGATCGTCACCGTGCCCGGCAGCTATTTCGGGCCCGGACAGGACGGCTATCTGCGTTTTGCCTTCGCCAACGCGACGGCGCCGACCATCGGCCTTCTGCCGGCCCGGCTGGCTCAGCTCGGAACGGTCATCGGCGACTGA
- a CDS encoding ABC transporter permease: MTDPSSPASESWRDWLLTAEPHSRHQARLGRAYVTWRRFSENRLAVAGLLIIVALVLVAIFADLLAPHSATVGNLAGARLLPPGSPGFLLGTDDQGRDILSRLLVGSRITLAVVALVAIIAAPVGLLIGTVSGFAGGYVDAVLMRITDIFLAFPKLILALAFVAALGPGIENAVIAIALTSWPPYARLARAETLGVRNSDYIAAVRLMGASPARIVIRHIMPMCLSSLIVRVTLDMAGIILTAAGLGFLGLGAQPPLPEWGTMIASGRRFILDQWWVATMPGIAILIVSLGFNLLGDGLRDALDPRGTGR; this comes from the coding sequence ATGACCGATCCCTCGTCTCCGGCCTCCGAAAGCTGGCGCGACTGGCTGCTCACCGCCGAGCCGCATTCCCGTCACCAGGCAAGGCTCGGCCGCGCCTACGTCACCTGGCGGCGCTTTTCCGAAAATCGCCTCGCCGTTGCCGGCCTGCTGATCATCGTCGCCCTGGTGCTGGTCGCCATCTTTGCCGATCTTCTGGCGCCGCATTCGGCGACCGTCGGCAACCTCGCCGGCGCCCGCCTGCTGCCACCGGGATCGCCCGGCTTCCTGCTCGGCACCGACGACCAGGGGCGCGACATCTTGTCCCGCCTTCTCGTGGGCTCACGGATCACGCTCGCCGTGGTGGCGCTGGTTGCCATCATCGCCGCGCCGGTCGGCCTGCTGATCGGCACGGTGTCCGGCTTTGCCGGTGGCTACGTCGATGCGGTGCTGATGCGCATCACCGACATTTTCCTGGCTTTCCCGAAACTGATCCTGGCGCTGGCCTTCGTCGCGGCGTTGGGGCCGGGCATCGAGAACGCCGTCATCGCCATCGCGCTGACCTCATGGCCGCCCTATGCCCGCCTGGCCCGCGCCGAAACGCTGGGCGTCAGAAACTCCGACTACATTGCCGCCGTTCGCCTGATGGGCGCTTCGCCGGCTCGCATCGTCATCCGACACATCATGCCAATGTGCCTTTCCTCGCTGATCGTCCGCGTCACGCTCGACATGGCCGGGATCATCCTGACGGCGGCCGGCCTCGGTTTCCTTGGCCTCGGCGCCCAGCCGCCGCTGCCGGAGTGGGGCACGATGATCGCGTCTGGCCGCCGTTTCATCCTCGACCAGTGGTGGGTGGCGACCATGCCCGGCATCGCCATCCTGATCGTCAGCCTCGGCTTCAATTTGCTTGGCGACGGTTTGCGCGATGCGCTCGACCCGCGGGGGACAGGCCGATGA
- a CDS encoding ABC transporter ATP-binding protein — MTPLLTVRNLSVTYPTRTGIIEAVRGISFELGRERLGIVGESGSGKSQTGRAIMGLTPPPGIVRADALSFSGVDLLRAGPATWRDMRGSRMAMILQDPKFSLNPVMTIGRQITETLRHHETISKREARRRALEMLEAVQIADPERVFALYPHEVSGGMGQRAMIAMMLVCGPELLIADEPTSALDVTVQLEVLGILDRLVRDKGMGLIFISHDLRLVSSFCDRVLVMYAGRIVEELATADLASATHPYTRGLLDCTPKIGESRHPLPVLERRKEWAA; from the coding sequence ATGACGCCTTTGCTCACCGTACGCAACCTGTCGGTCACCTATCCCACCCGCACCGGCATCATCGAGGCGGTGCGCGGCATCTCCTTCGAGCTCGGGCGCGAGAGGCTCGGCATCGTCGGCGAGAGTGGCTCGGGCAAGTCGCAGACCGGCCGCGCCATCATGGGCTTGACGCCGCCTCCCGGCATCGTTCGCGCCGACGCGCTGTCGTTTTCGGGCGTCGATCTCCTGAGGGCTGGGCCAGCCACATGGCGCGACATGCGCGGCAGCCGCATGGCGATGATCCTGCAGGATCCCAAGTTCTCGCTCAATCCGGTGATGACCATCGGCCGCCAGATCACCGAAACGCTGCGCCACCATGAGACCATCTCGAAACGCGAGGCGCGGCGCCGCGCCCTGGAAATGCTCGAAGCGGTGCAGATCGCCGATCCGGAGCGGGTTTTCGCCCTCTATCCGCACGAGGTGTCGGGCGGCATGGGCCAGAGGGCGATGATCGCCATGATGCTGGTCTGCGGGCCGGAACTGCTGATCGCCGACGAGCCGACCTCGGCGCTCGACGTCACCGTCCAGCTCGAAGTGCTCGGCATTCTCGACCGGCTGGTGCGAGACAAGGGCATGGGGCTCATATTCATCAGCCACGATCTCCGCCTGGTCTCCTCCTTCTGCGACCGCGTGCTGGTGATGTATGCCGGTCGCATCGTCGAGGAACTAGCGACCGCCGATCTTGCCAGCGCCACGCATCCCTACACGCGCGGTCTGCTCGATTGCACGCCGAAGATCGGCGAGAGCCGGCACCCGCTGCCGGTCCTCGAGCGGCGGAAGGAGTGGGCGGCGTGA
- a CDS encoding ABC transporter substrate-binding protein encodes MPVLVKHLRYLSAGAAVAAFFALSGPSFAVTPADTLVEGFAIDDIITLDPGEAFEISTAEVTGNTYSLLVRLDLDDTTKVKSDLADSWTVSDDGLTYTFKLKPDLKFASGNPVTADDVVFSVERLIKMDKSPAFLFGQFGLTGDNVTEKVKAIDPLTVSLTVDKPYATSFVLNVLTSTAGAVLDKKLVMEHAKAVTPSDEYKWDTDFGNDWLKTNSAGSGPFKIVTWKANEAVVLERNDGYFGEPAKLKRVIYRHMKESAGQRLALENGDIDVARNLEPGDFEAASANADLSTISAPKGTVYYISLNQKNPNLAKPEVIQAFKYLIDYDAIGATMIKGIGEIHQSFLPKGQLGAIDDKPFKFDVAKAKELLAKAGLADGFTLSMDTRNTQPVTGIAENFQQTLAQAGVKLEIIPGDGKQTLTKYRARQHDMYIGQWGSDYFDPNSNAETFTANPDNSDEGKVKTLAWRNAWDPKELDAETKAALLEKDTAKRAAMYEDLQRKVMESGPFVMIYQQVEVAAFSAKLKGFRLGPSFDTNLVYSVSKE; translated from the coding sequence CCGCTGTGGCCGCCTTTTTTGCCTTGAGCGGGCCATCCTTTGCCGTCACGCCCGCGGATACGCTGGTCGAAGGCTTTGCCATCGACGACATCATCACGCTCGATCCGGGTGAGGCGTTCGAGATTTCCACCGCCGAGGTCACCGGCAACACCTACTCGCTGCTCGTCCGCCTCGATCTGGACGACACCACCAAGGTGAAGAGCGATCTCGCCGACAGCTGGACGGTTTCCGATGACGGCCTCACCTACACGTTCAAGCTCAAGCCGGACCTGAAGTTTGCCTCCGGCAATCCGGTGACCGCCGATGATGTCGTCTTCTCGGTCGAGCGGCTGATCAAGATGGACAAGAGCCCCGCCTTCCTGTTCGGGCAGTTCGGTCTTACCGGCGACAACGTGACGGAAAAGGTCAAGGCGATCGATCCGCTCACCGTCAGCCTCACCGTGGACAAGCCCTACGCGACATCCTTCGTGCTCAACGTTCTGACGTCGACGGCCGGCGCGGTGCTCGACAAGAAGCTGGTCATGGAGCACGCCAAGGCGGTGACCCCGTCCGACGAGTACAAGTGGGACACCGATTTCGGCAACGATTGGCTGAAGACCAACTCTGCCGGCTCCGGGCCGTTCAAGATCGTCACGTGGAAGGCCAACGAAGCCGTCGTTCTCGAGCGCAACGACGGGTATTTCGGCGAACCGGCCAAGCTCAAGCGGGTCATCTATCGCCACATGAAGGAGAGTGCCGGCCAGCGTCTGGCGCTTGAGAACGGCGATATCGACGTTGCCCGCAACCTTGAGCCGGGCGACTTCGAGGCGGCCAGCGCCAATGCCGATCTCAGCACGATCTCGGCGCCGAAGGGCACCGTCTACTACATCTCTCTGAACCAGAAGAACCCGAACCTTGCCAAGCCCGAGGTCATCCAGGCCTTCAAGTACCTGATCGACTACGACGCCATCGGCGCCACCATGATCAAGGGCATCGGCGAGATTCATCAGTCCTTCCTGCCGAAGGGGCAGCTTGGCGCCATCGACGACAAGCCGTTCAAGTTCGACGTCGCCAAGGCCAAGGAACTGCTCGCCAAGGCCGGCCTCGCCGACGGCTTCACCCTCTCCATGGACACCCGCAACACGCAGCCGGTGACCGGCATCGCGGAGAACTTCCAACAGACGCTGGCGCAGGCCGGCGTCAAGCTGGAGATCATCCCCGGCGACGGCAAGCAGACCCTGACCAAGTATCGCGCCCGCCAGCACGACATGTACATCGGCCAGTGGGGCTCGGACTATTTCGATCCCAACTCCAACGCCGAGACCTTCACGGCCAATCCGGACAATTCCGACGAGGGCAAGGTGAAGACGCTGGCCTGGCGCAATGCCTGGGATCCCAAGGAACTCGACGCCGAAACCAAGGCTGCCCTTCTCGAGAAGGACACGGCCAAGCGAGCCGCCATGTACGAGGATCTCCAGCGCAAGGTGATGGAGAGCGGTCCGTTCGTTATGATCTACCAGCAGGTCGAAGTGGCCGCCTTTTCGGCCAAGCTGAAGGGCTTCAGGCTCGGTCCGTCCTTCGACACCAATCTGGTCTACTCCGTCTCCAAGGAATGA
- a CDS encoding DUF2161 domain-containing phosphodiesterase: METDLYLPVKRHLESLGLTVKGEVKGCDLVGLSDGEPELVVIGELKRAFTLELVLQAVDRTAAADEVWLAIGASKRGRGREGDPRVRKLCRFLGFGLIAVTPTGLVEVIVEPAPWKPRRDGRRRSRIVEEFRRRRGDPIPGGSTRLPQMTAYRQQALAVASALRDGPLRPRDLKPIAPDAAKILQADVYGWFERVERGIYRLTDGGKAALVAWAAYLPAEEPVAA, from the coding sequence GTGGAAACCGACCTGTATCTGCCCGTCAAGCGCCACCTCGAAAGCCTTGGCCTCACCGTCAAGGGCGAGGTGAAGGGCTGCGATCTCGTTGGTCTGTCGGATGGCGAGCCCGAGCTGGTCGTGATTGGCGAACTCAAGCGCGCCTTCACCCTGGAACTGGTGTTGCAAGCTGTGGACCGCACCGCGGCGGCCGACGAGGTGTGGCTTGCCATCGGTGCCTCGAAGCGTGGCCGTGGTCGCGAGGGCGATCCGCGCGTCAGGAAGCTGTGCCGCTTCCTAGGCTTCGGCCTGATCGCCGTCACACCCACCGGCCTTGTCGAGGTGATCGTCGAGCCGGCACCCTGGAAGCCGCGCCGCGACGGCCGGCGCCGTTCCCGCATCGTCGAGGAGTTCCGCCGGCGCAGGGGCGATCCGATACCCGGTGGTTCTACCCGGTTGCCGCAGATGACGGCCTATCGCCAGCAAGCCCTTGCCGTTGCCAGCGCCTTGCGCGATGGCCCGCTCAGACCGCGCGATCTCAAGCCGATTGCCCCCGACGCGGCGAAAATCCTCCAGGCCGACGTCTATGGCTGGTTCGAACGGGTCGAGCGCGGCATTTACCGGTTGACCGATGGCGGCAAGGCGGCACTCGTCGCATGGGCGGCCTACCTGCCGGCAGAGGAGCCGGTGGCGGCGTAA
- a CDS encoding MBL fold metallo-hydrolase: protein MNPYYDPAKTHHTPDGFRDPDVETGRATLRDIWKWKREARREGKPHPPGSPTPRVPPDLARIAGTETSATFIGHSTVLLRIGGLTVMTDPVFSERASPFSFLGPKRFVPPGIALDELPPIDVVLISHGHYDHLDRASVRHINRRFDGRTLFVVPLGVGALLRRWGISNVVELDWWESHSYRGLDMTLTPARHWSARSFNDRNRMLWGAFAIFAEGFSCYFAGDSGYGPHFGETRQRLEPRERNGVLFDLALMPIGAYEPRRIMKEHHMNPEEAVLAHQDIGARRSIAIHWGCFQLTDEALDEPPMRLAGARVAASLAVDDFVALPVGGSWWRPSA, encoded by the coding sequence ATGAATCCCTACTACGATCCTGCCAAGACCCACCACACGCCAGATGGCTTTCGCGACCCGGACGTGGAAACCGGCCGGGCCACCCTGCGCGATATCTGGAAGTGGAAACGGGAGGCACGGCGAGAGGGTAAGCCGCATCCGCCGGGAAGCCCGACGCCCAGGGTGCCCCCGGATCTCGCCCGTATCGCCGGCACTGAAACTTCAGCCACCTTCATCGGCCACTCAACCGTGTTGCTCCGCATCGGCGGTCTCACGGTGATGACCGATCCCGTCTTCAGCGAGCGTGCCTCGCCCTTCAGCTTCCTTGGCCCCAAGCGCTTCGTTCCGCCCGGCATCGCGCTCGACGAGTTGCCGCCGATCGATGTCGTGCTCATTTCCCACGGCCATTATGATCATCTCGACCGCGCCTCGGTGCGCCACATCAACCGACGCTTCGATGGTCGGACGCTGTTCGTCGTTCCACTCGGCGTCGGTGCTTTGCTGCGGCGCTGGGGCATCAGCAACGTCGTCGAGCTCGATTGGTGGGAGAGCCACAGCTATCGCGGCCTCGACATGACGCTGACGCCGGCCCGGCATTGGTCGGCGCGCAGCTTCAACGACCGGAACCGCATGCTGTGGGGCGCCTTTGCCATCTTCGCCGAGGGCTTCTCCTGCTATTTCGCGGGCGACAGCGGCTATGGCCCGCATTTTGGCGAGACGCGTCAGCGTCTTGAGCCGCGCGAGCGGAATGGCGTGCTGTTCGATCTCGCGCTGATGCCGATCGGCGCCTACGAGCCGCGTCGTATCATGAAGGAGCACCACATGAACCCCGAAGAAGCGGTGCTTGCGCACCAGGACATCGGGGCACGGCGGAGCATCGCCATCCACTGGGGCTGCTTCCAGCTCACCGACGAAGCGCTCGACGAGCCGCCGATGAGGCTTGCCGGGGCGCGTGTCGCCGCCAGTCTTGCCGTCGACGACTTCGTCGCTCTGCCGGTGGGCGGTTCCTGGTGGCGGCCGTCGGCGTGA
- a CDS encoding ABC transporter ATP-binding protein, which produces MTIRIEHLSVTFDSFQALKSVSISVDKGESFGLVGESGSGKSTLLRAVAGLAPVGAGTIEVNGEALSGHWRSRAFRRAVQMVFQDPYASLHPRQTVDRQLLEPLAIHGIDDGERRILKALDEVGLGSSFRFRYPHQLSGGQRQRVAIARALIVEPEILLLDEPTSALDASVQAEVLNLLEDVRSRHGLTYIMVSHDLGVVTHMCSRLAVMKSGEVVETLAAADLAGGRMVSDYTRRLMVASKGFSREAGS; this is translated from the coding sequence GTGACCATCCGCATCGAACACCTGTCGGTAACTTTTGACAGCTTTCAGGCACTGAAGTCCGTGAGCATTTCCGTCGACAAGGGCGAATCCTTCGGTCTCGTCGGCGAGAGCGGCTCGGGCAAGTCGACGCTGCTGCGCGCCGTGGCCGGCCTTGCGCCGGTCGGTGCCGGCACCATCGAGGTGAACGGCGAGGCATTGTCGGGCCACTGGCGCAGCCGTGCCTTTCGCCGCGCCGTGCAGATGGTCTTCCAGGATCCCTACGCATCGCTGCATCCGCGCCAGACCGTCGATCGGCAACTGCTGGAGCCGCTCGCCATTCATGGCATCGACGACGGCGAACGACGCATCCTGAAGGCGCTCGACGAAGTCGGACTCGGCTCGTCCTTCCGCTTCCGCTATCCCCATCAGCTATCGGGCGGTCAGCGGCAGCGCGTCGCCATTGCCCGCGCCCTGATCGTCGAACCGGAAATCCTGCTGCTCGACGAGCCCACCTCCGCACTCGACGCTTCGGTGCAGGCCGAGGTGCTGAACCTCTTGGAAGACGTGCGCAGCCGCCATGGCCTTACCTACATCATGGTCAGCCATGATCTGGGAGTGGTCACCCACATGTGCAGCCGCCTCGCCGTCATGAAAAGCGGCGAGGTGGTGGAAACGCTCGCCGCGGCCGACCTTGCCGGCGGCAGGATGGTGTCCGACTACACGCGGCGGCTGATGGTGGCGAGCAAGGGCTTCTCGCGGGAGGCCGGCAGTTAG